The following is a genomic window from Desulfotignum phosphitoxidans DSM 13687.
ACGGAACTTGTGGAGGCCAGGGTACGGGATCATGGGATCCAGCGACTCCCGTTTCCTGCCACCCCTGATAATTTCGCCGAAATCCTGAATGCGTTGATGGGACAGACCTATGGCTGGGGCGGGCTGTATGAAAACCGGGACTGCTCCGCCCTGATCCAGGATGTGTTTGCCGGTTTCGGCCTTCCTTTGCCCAGAAACTCCAAAGACCAGGCCGACTTCGGCGAAACTATTTCCCTGGAAGGACTGTCCGGCCCGGAAAAACAATCCCTGATCCGGACCCAAGGGGTTCCGCTGCAAACCCTTTTATACATGCCCGGTCACATCATGCTCTACCAGGGAGTGGATCCGGCATCGGATCAACCCGTGATCTGCCATGCCATGTGGGGTATCACCACAAGGCCGCCATTCAGCACCCGGTCCGGCCGCCTTGTGGTGGGCCGCACCGTGATCACCACCCTGGAACCGGGCAAAGAGCAGTTCCCTCGGGTCCAGCCCCAAGACCTGCTGGTTGAAAAACTGACCCGGATGGTATTGCTGAATTGAAAATCATTACTACAAACACGGTAAAAACAGACGATACATGACCGAGATGCCGTGTTCCTTTGCTGACATATAAAAACTTTTCCGGTCGTTTGTTCATTCAATATTGCAGATCTCAGGTTGCGGTGTTATCTTTGGGAAAAAATACGGAAATCATCCGTACAAATGGGAGGGCATTATGACAACCGCACGTTTGGATATAAGACTTGATGAAGACATTAAAGTTAGAGCGGAAAAAGCAACAGCGCTTTTAGGCTTGAAAAGTCTCACGGAATATGTGGTCAGATTAATGGATGAGAATTCAACCCGGATCATTGCACAACATGAGACCATGGTTGTTGACGATGATATTTTTGACCGGTTCATCTCAGCTTGTGAAAAGGCAAAAGACCCCAATGATGCTTTAATCGAAGCCAATCGGTTTACTGAAGAAAACGGGCTTTAAATGGAATGGACCAGACATTTCATTGAGCTGAATAAATCCATTCATGATCGGACCTCTTTTGATTGTGGAGAGCCGGAACTCAATGCGTTTTTTCAAAACCGGGCGGTAAAACATATGAAAACGGGCATCAGCCGGACCATGGTTTTGCCGGCAACCGTTTCATTATCGAATCAGAAATTCCCAATTTGCGCATTTTACAGCGTGACACCCGGAGCTGTATGCCGTGACCATTTTCCTGTGAATCTGGCAAAAAAATTACCACGCTACCCTGTTCCCGTGTTTATATTGGCTCAGCTTGCCGTTCACACGGAGTGCCATGGCCGTGGTCTGGGTAAGGTTACTTTGATAAAGGCCCTGTCGTACCTGCGGGAAGTCAACACATTTATGCCGGCCTATGCAGTCGCAGTTGACTGTCTGACTGATGCCGCTCAAAGTTTTTATGCAAAATACGGCTTTGAGATATTGTGTGAACACAATGGCCGCATTCGAATGTTTCTGCCGATGAAGACGATAGACCGATTATTCAAAAAACCATAAACATCCTGCATCTGAAAAGAATAGTTTTCGGTTCCGCATCTTCATGCACTGGTTGAAATCAAACGCCCGGATGTTGTGGTATCGCCCGGAAGAAAAAAAATGTGATAGAACGGTTTGAGATCGAACAGCGGCATGGGTGGACAGCAGTATACTATTCGTCACTTTGTTCCGCCTGCCTGTTCTGGTCGATGGCGGATCACCCGCTGTGGTGTAACAAAAATTCCGGTGACAGGTCTTCTCCTTCAGGCCAGAAAATGCCGCCGAGTTCGTCGACGGCGACCTGATTGGCCAATATCCATTCCCTGATTTTCATCTCCTGCCTGGGCGGCATCATGTTCCATCCTGCGCTTTTTGTTGATACATCCATTGAAAACTGAGATCAGATTATCACGATTTGATTTAAAATTAAACGCTTTTGCGTTTCTCTTCGCCATTGAAATACTTCGATACGATCAGATGAGTGATTGCATTCTCATACTGGGGAACCTGTGGTATAATCGTTTCATGAATCCCATCTGAAACAAAAAGGAGGTCCCCATGCACCTTGAACCGCTTGACCCTTACCGGTGGCAGATTCCCAAAACCGGACAGATGCGGGTGCCGGGCATCATCTATTCATCGGAAGCCGGCATAAACGCGTTACTCCGGGACGGCAGCCTCCAGCAGGTGGCCAATGTGGCGACCCTGCCCGGGATTGTCACAGCAGCCATGGCCATGCCCGACATTCATCTGGGGTATGGATTTCCCATCGGCGGGGTGGCGGCGTTTGACTGGGACACCGGGGTGATCTCCCCGGGGGGTGTGGGGTATGACATCAACTGCGGGGTACGCCTGGCCACCACCGCCTTGACCGAAGACGAGGTCCGGCCCCATCTGGAGCCCCTGGCCAACCGTCTGTTCCAGGCCGTGCCGTCCGGGGTGGGGTCCACAGGATCGGTCCGGCTGTCCGTCCGGGACCTGAAACAGGTGCTGACCCAGGGCAGCGCCTGGGCCGTGGCCCGGGGATTCGGCCAAGACAGCGATATCGAATACACCGAAGAAAACGGGTGCCTGGCCCAGGCCGATCCCGGGGTATTGAGCGACAGGGCTTTGGAACGGGGCAGAAACCAGCTGGGCACCCTGGGCTCGGGCAACCATTTTCTGGAAATCGGGGTGGTGGAAGAGATTTTTGATGCACACACCGCCCGGGTATTCGGGTTGGTGCCCGGCCAGGTGACCGTGATGCTGCATTCCGGATCCCGGGGCCTGGGATACCAGGTGTGTGACGATCACCTGGCAGCCATGAAAAAAAGCGTGGCAAAGCTGGGGCTGACCCTGCCTGACCGTCAGCTGGCCTGCGCCATGATCCAGTCCGAAGAAGGGCAGGCCTATCTGTCGGCCATGGCCTGTGCCGCCAATTATGCCTGGGCCAACCGCCAGATCATGCTGCACACAGCGAGGCAGACATTCATGGAAACCCTGTCCATCAGCCCCAACAGCCTGCGTATGAACCTGCTCTATGATGTGTGCCACAACATTGCCAAAAAAGAGACCCATCAGGTGGATGGAAAAAACCAGACCGTGTGTGTGGTGCGCAAAGGCGCCACCCGGGCGTTCGGTCCCGGCCATCCCGACATTCCGGACCGGTTCCGGGCCGTGGGCCAGCCTATTCTCACCCCCGGAGACATGGGCCGGGCCTCTTATGTGTTG
Proteins encoded in this region:
- a CDS encoding GNAT family N-acetyltransferase, translating into MEWTRHFIELNKSIHDRTSFDCGEPELNAFFQNRAVKHMKTGISRTMVLPATVSLSNQKFPICAFYSVTPGAVCRDHFPVNLAKKLPRYPVPVFILAQLAVHTECHGRGLGKVTLIKALSYLREVNTFMPAYAVAVDCLTDAAQSFYAKYGFEILCEHNGRIRMFLPMKTIDRLFKKP
- a CDS encoding RtcB family protein; protein product: MHLEPLDPYRWQIPKTGQMRVPGIIYSSEAGINALLRDGSLQQVANVATLPGIVTAAMAMPDIHLGYGFPIGGVAAFDWDTGVISPGGVGYDINCGVRLATTALTEDEVRPHLEPLANRLFQAVPSGVGSTGSVRLSVRDLKQVLTQGSAWAVARGFGQDSDIEYTEENGCLAQADPGVLSDRALERGRNQLGTLGSGNHFLEIGVVEEIFDAHTARVFGLVPGQVTVMLHSGSRGLGYQVCDDHLAAMKKSVAKLGLTLPDRQLACAMIQSEEGQAYLSAMACAANYAWANRQIMLHTARQTFMETLSISPNSLRMNLLYDVCHNIAKKETHQVDGKNQTVCVVRKGATRAFGPGHPDIPDRFRAVGQPILTPGDMGRASYVLCGTDTAMDQTFGSTCHGAGRLLSRKAAKKAGKGRSIQQELAKKGIVVKYTGRFTMTEEMPEAYKDVSEVVGVVHGAGISRMVARLRPMAVVKG
- a CDS encoding DUF2442 domain-containing protein — encoded protein: MMPPRQEMKIREWILANQVAVDELGGIFWPEGEDLSPEFLLHHSG
- a CDS encoding type II toxin-antitoxin system TacA family antitoxin, with amino-acid sequence MTTARLDIRLDEDIKVRAEKATALLGLKSLTEYVVRLMDENSTRIIAQHETMVVDDDIFDRFISACEKAKDPNDALIEANRFTEENGL